Proteins encoded by one window of Arachis ipaensis cultivar K30076 chromosome B04, Araip1.1, whole genome shotgun sequence:
- the LOC107635530 gene encoding formin-like protein 5 isoform X3 yields the protein MKAIYIAFLLLASMPFLLSSTTLAAREVQPIKGDPYNRGARPGKEPSPPPPPPRPNTPIGSSRGAPAFGNNPYGRGGAYHPPPPNPVASVANRNVYGTTPPNPTANTPYRGCINNPYTRRCSPPNN from the exons ATGAAGGCCATTTATATTGCATTCTTACTTTTGGCTTCCATGCCCTTCCTACTCTCTTCAACTACTCTAGCAGCTCGAGAAGTTCAACCAATCAAAG GTGATCCATATAATCGAGGAGCAAGACCTGGAAAAGAACCttcacctccacctccacctcctcGTCCCAATACTCCTATTGGATCTAGTCGAGGAGCACCTGCTTTTGGAAATAATCCATATGGAAGAGGAGGAGCATATCATCCACCACCTCCTAATCCTGTTGCCTCTGTTGCTAATCGCAATGTTTACGGAACAACACCTCCTAATCCTACGGCCAATACTCCATATAGAGGATGCATTAATAATCCATACACGCGTCGTTGCTCGCCACCTAATAATTAA